Within the Salvelinus sp. IW2-2015 linkage group LG19, ASM291031v2, whole genome shotgun sequence genome, the region AGTAGGCTGGGCCCGGTCCAGTCTGGCTGTGCCGATGGAAGTGGTGATGCTCTGGTGGTGGGTAGGGCCTGTGGGGTGCGCTGGGTCTGGTGTGGAATTGAGGGGGCTTGGGGCTCCTTggtggtctggtaggggtctctgggtggTCCTCTGTCCAGTAAGACGTGGGGTGTTTGTCTACCAAGTGCCCCTAAccattctgtttctctctgtcttctctccctgtGATGATCTGCCTGGCTATTTCACTTCCTAACcattctttttctcttctctctctctctccagtttgaTGTCGGGGCTAGCAGCCTTGGATGCCAAGTGTTCCAGCCGCCTGGGCATCATGACCGTCTCCTACTACCTGTGGACCACCTTTGTGGCGGTGGTGGTGGGCATCCTCATGGTTACCATCATCCACCCAGGGGGCGCCGCCCAGAAGGAGGACAACGAGGACAGCGGCAAGCCAATCATGAGCTCCGCTGATGCCCTGCTTGATCTGATTCGGTAAGAGACAGGAAGAAGATCATTAcattgacctttgacctttgttGTTGCGTGTCCTACTGAATTGAATCGTTCTAAAATCAGCCTACAGGGAAGGTTCAATTGTTCAAGGGTTCCAATGTTGAGGGGTTATATTTGTCACGTTTACAATAAACATTTGTTTCYCCAGTGCAAAACATATTCTAGACAGGAATATTGCTATTACTTTGCCAGTTCCTCTTCAAGCCTCTGTACTCTGTGACTGTTGACATGCTAAAGGCTTTGCTgttcaataaatcaaatgtatttacatagtgACTTTTATAAAAGCAACATTTCTTACAAGGGTTTTACACAGTAACCTGGCAACTGCAGATTCCCAAGACCCTCTAGACCTCACTCACTAAGAGACCTCCCCTTCATAAGAATTTGTTTGAGGCAGGCTTTagaaaaatgatttgatatgatAAATGATAAAACCATGCGTGTGtccgtgagtgtgtgcgtgcatgtgtgcatgtgcgttCCGTGTGGAGAKTGTAGCAGGCAGCTAAGGGGCTTCCAGCTCTTAGCTTCACCTCTTCAGTTAACAACAACAATCCTCAGCAGAGCCTTGGAATATAATTACCATTGGTTCCtatggatagggtgccatttgggatgtaggccATTTAGCAAATAACCATGGCCCTCAAAATGCCKTATGCACTCCAAGATCTTAAGCACAAGAAATGTGTAAGATATAGTGCTAAKTGGATTCGTAACATATCGTCcaaatttttttataaaaaattgaAGGACGTAACAAATCATTCGAAATGGATGACGCCGTACACAAtttgatgacgtagtacacaaaaaacggggaccacttttggctcgtgaacaccactttcaaaactactggctgaaattatgcAAAAGTTCGAGAGTGCATCTTTGATGCGTTATTAAAAATCATTAAAAAGCAGCATTTTTAATCTCTTTGTTTGTTCTCTTTTCCATCCAATGCCACCGTGTCAACGCTCCAGCTAATGGATCATTAGTGtttcctatatacagttgaagtcagaagtttacatacacttaggttggagtcattaaaactagttttttaacctctccgcaaatttcttgttaacaaactatagttttggcatgttggttaggacatctagtttgtgcatgacaagtaatttttctaaaaattgtttacagacagattatttcacttataattcactgtaWcacaattccagtgggtcatctgtacaaacaatagtatgcaagtataaacaccatgggaccacgcagccatcataccgctcaggaaggatacgcgttctgtctcctagagatgaacgtactttggtgcgaaaagtgcaaatcaaccccagaacaacagcaacggaccttgtgaagatgctggaggaaacaggtacaaaagtaatctATGTACaataaacgagtcctatatcgccataactgcaaaatcactaaagctggagattcttacctccctcactagctttaagcaccagctgtcagagcagttcacTGAtcaactgcacctgtacatagcccatctgtaaatagcccatccaatctacctcatccccatactgtttttatttatcttgctcctttgcaccccagtatctctacttgcacattaatcttctgcacattctaccattccagtgtttaaatgctatattgtaattatttcgccaccatggcctatgtattgccttactcccttatcctacctcatttgtacATGCTGTATATTGACTTTCCTACTGAATTATTGTTGtatgttgtttattccatgtgtaactctgtgttgttgtatgtgtcgaactgctttgctttatcttagccaggtcgcagttgcaaatgagaacttgttctcaactagcctacctggttaaataaaggtgaaatatatatatatttttaaaataacctgaaaggccgctcagcaaggaagaagccactgctccaaacccgccataaaaatagccagactacggtttgcaactgcacatggggacaaagattgtactttttggagaaatgtcctctggtctgatgaaacaaaaatagaactgtttggccataatgatcattgttatgtttggagaagaagggggacgcttgcagccgagaacaccatcccaacgtgaagcacggggtgcagcatcatgttgtgggggtgctttgctgcaagagggactggtgcacttcacaaaatagatggcatcttgaagatgaaaattacgtggatatattgaagcaaatctcaagactcagtcaggaagttaaagcttggtcgcaatgggtcttccaaatggacaatgaccccaacatattccaaagttgtgtcaaaatggctaaaggagaacaaagtcaaggtattggagtggccatcacaagccctgacctcaatcctatagaaaatgtgtgggcagaactgaaaagcgtgtgcgagcaaggagacctacacaccagctctgtcaggagaatgggcccaaaattcacccaacttattgttgggaagcttgtggaaggctacccgaaacgtttgacccaagttaaacaatttaaaggcaatgctaccaaatactaattcagtgtatgtaaacttctgacccactgggaatgtgatgaaagaaataaaagctgaaataaatcattctctctactattattctgacatttcacattctcaaaataaagtggtgatcctaactgacctaagacagggaatttttactaggattaaaggtcgggaattgtgaaaaactgagtttaaatgtatttggctaaggtgtatgtaaacttccgacttcaactttatgaCCACCTCTGTCGCCTCAGTTCAACCCAATCATGTACATAGAAAACATATAATGTCTCTGGTTCAACCTCTGTTCACCATCACTGCAGAGAGGATAAATCATTTGGTACTGTAGCTTCCCAAGACAACATTTAACCCAGACCAATCCTTTTCACATTTCTCCGGTGAGAGTTTTGAACTGTTTAATTCAACTGTGCCATAGATATTTTGGTaatatttgaaaaaatatttgGAAATATAAGGCCAGGGCCTATATTTGGAAAATATTAAGCTATGAACTGCTTAACTGACAATATAACTGCTCTTTTAAAGCTAAGGTTCGCGATAGGCAAAACTGCACCACTGGCTGCCCCCAGCTGCGTTTGTTACTGTTTTTGTTCTGAGGAATTTAGTATCCAGCATCGTGGTATAATTATWATTTTTTTGTACATACTCTGATGTTCTACCGTGCGTGCAAATCTCCAGCGTTTGGTTGTCTCTCACCCAGCCACCCTGGTGGTTAACCATGTGTGCTGTGTCATGTGCCATCTCAGtctcacagagtgtgtgtgtgtgtgtgcatgcatgtgtgtttcagTGACACGAACACGCACAGGATGTAAAGCCTAATGCCTCCTCTGTCAGTGGGTCACAGCTAAGCGAATTAACCaggtgagggatggagggtggggttagggttagggttagacacaGGGACATGCTAGACTGGCTCAGAGCATCACAGTGTGTATGACCATAACAGTCGGTCAGTGGGCCACTGTCACATGCACTTAGTCACCCAGTCACAGGCCTGTGGCCCTACACAGCTCCCAGTCACAGGCCTATGGCCCTACACAGCTCCCAGTCACAGGCCTATGGCCCTACACAGCTCCCAGTCACAGGCCTGTGACCCTTACCTACACACAGGGACATCTCTTAGGGAGGCTTTACTACACAGACAAATGCACtttattattactttattatCGCTTAGTATTAATGATTAACAAACATTTACCATATGTTATAGTAGacgtaataaataaaaaaagacagtaaGTTGGCATACGTGTTTGTTCACAAACGTGTACATTTTTGACCTTGTCATGGGCTGTCCTGCATCAAAAAATTGTAACGGGTAATCAGATTTATGACGTGAAAAAGTGTATGTTAAGCCAGACTGAGGGATTCTGTGGCCCTTACCTACACACAGAGTCCTCATGTGAGAGACTCTACTCAGACAATGGCACTTTATTACTACATTATTACTATTAAGTGTAACTGATTACGGAAGACTGACTATCTTTTATTGTCATTGTGTAAGTACAGGTGGTActcattcaggtgtattttgatTAGAGCTGAGCATGTGCATTAGCCTGTTACATGCTGTTAAACACAGGGAACTGATGCAGAGGGTAACCGCACAATTATTTATGGGKTCTTTTTCAACTTGAGAAATGATCAAATGAAAAGTGAGCGCTAAGCCctttgacattttgaaaatgYGTTGGGGAAAGGACCCGTGTTCAACCAGGGTTGAAStcaattccatttcaattctcgTTCATTctggaagtacactgaaattccagtTCCAATTCACTTGAATGCTTTTCAATAAGGAACTTGTGGAATTGTGATCGACCCAAACCCTGGTATCTACCTAGGCAGCAGCTATGGCACACGAAcgtgaggacaggaggagggatCCTGCCTGTCCTTGTTGTTgctgtgtggggtgtgggggggggggtttatccCAGAGGACAGCTGTGCTCAGGATTTACCCTAAAGCTTtcgagcctccctccctccctgccttcaTCTATCATGCCAGTGTATATACGTGCTTATGTTGGCGCGCCTCTTTTTGTGCGTGTTGGTGCGAGGTGTATGCGTGCGTCTGCGTGTCCAAGTATGTGTGTGCTTGCGGTCgtgaacttgtgtgtgtgtgtgtgtgttttaatgtgatgtgtgtatgaacgtgtgtaatggtgtgggtgtaATTAGTGGCATTGAGGTCAGTGTTTCGTTCTGATCCACACTGGGTTTGATTATCGGAGTGGTTTATTGGCATGCTCGACTCTCACAGAGGACCGGAACGGATGACTTAGTAATGGAATCGACTGTAAATCAAGTCATATTCAAATCCAAtttattggtcacctacacagTTTACAGGCATGACCTGGTGATTAAATATACTGCACTTCAATACTCTATttcagtatttttattttaaataatccttttttgtttttttcttaacCATCAATCAACAAATGAATCACATTATATTTATACAGTGAATTTTACAAATGTTTAGCGAGCATGTTGTTTATTATTGCACTATATACATATMtttttttaaatgtttattgaatcattatttaactaggcaagtcagttaagaacaaattcttatttacaatgacggcctaccacggccaaaccctaacctggacgacgctgggccaattgtgcgacgccctatgggactcccaatcgcggccggttgtgatacagcctggaatcgaaccagggtctgtagtgatgcctctagcactggcCATATGTTTGCATTTCAAATAGCGACGCTCATCCCGAGCTCGCACCTCCAGCCCTGGGAGGGACATTCCCGCAAAGTRCAGATTCCATTTGTCTCCTGGTGCCTTCCAAGGCTGAAAGTGATTAAAACTGGACCTGAGGTTGTGAATGTAATTATGTGAATTAAATTGTTGCGCTTGGATTGTTTCAAGAGCTGTATATTAAGTATGTTCAGAGACACCGGGTCAAAATTGTATGTTGGGTTGACCGGCACATTCCTGTTGTCTGGTCATAACATTCAAACGGTCAGAGTCTCCTTTGGTTTAACTGAGAACTTGTTTYGCAAGCTCCATTAAAAGACACGTGTATTTCTTATCAGTTGAGAGTCATTTACTCTGTCTTATACTGTCAtgtataatgtatttttttgtacaaaGTAATTGTTTGAGTGTCAATTAATTGGTGACTAATAAATCGTTGATTAGTTGATTTGAGTAAATGCATTCCTCRTTTAAAGAGTAACTCTTTTGATTGACTATACGTTCATAATTTAGTAGGTCTATTGGTAAATGTTATTTACACTATACACATAGCATTAKGCGTAGGTTTTAACTTTACATCTCTGGCTAAGATAGACCTAAATTAAAGCTTGGACTGTGGTTGCTATAAACAACTCATAAGTCCTATAAGCCACTTWATAATCACAATAAGCTATCTTAGAACACATATAGATACAGTACCAAGTGGTGACGTGCAGACTCTCAAGCAGGCTAGACCCTtcggtatacagtaccagtcaaaagtttggacacacctattcattcaagggttttattttactattgtctatattgtagaataataatgaagacatcaaaacgatgaaataacacatatggaatcatgtagtaaccaaaaaagtgtttaacaaatcaaaatacattttagattttagattcttcaaagtagccacccttttccttgatgaccgcTTTAGACACTCTTGGCATTGCTACTATTATGTGTTCTACTGAAAATGCTACTACTGTACACATTGTGTACAACGTTTCTGGTTATCCACAAGATGATGTGAAAGAGAGAAGTGGTGTACAAAAAAAGGTTATAAATAAAGTGTAAAGCTTTTGGATGCGGTCAAGTTCTCTGACTCCTCATTTGGAACATTCTGTGCTTCCATGTCTGTTATTGGAAAGTCACAGATTTGAACATCACATGAAAAAGTTTGATTGAAAAATTGTGAATCATGCTTTTTCAGTTATTTCAACACTTTAATTTCTGAAACCTGTCAGCCGGCTACAGAGTTGAACACTTTTCTATATTCTTCCCTTCCAGAAACATGTTCCCAGCCAACTTGGTCCAAGCAACTTTCCAACAGGTGAGCAGTATGACATtatcatactgtatgtagtagaAATGTAACCGTTTCCATTTTAGTATCCTAAAGGGTTTTAGGACGAGTGCCAAAGCATGAAATGCCGATAATAGGAGATTCATGAGATTATTTGAATGGAAGTCTGTATGTTTGAAATACAAATTCACCAAATTATGGGTGACCGTTGACCGGAATGCATTCAGTACAGTATATTTAACTAATTCCGACTCTTTTTCACACACGTACCATCATCATGCTTAGCTTGTATATCTATCTACASATAACATGTTAGATACTTCAGTATGACAttaatgtatatattgtatatatactgtatatacactgagtgtacaaaacattatgaactctctttccatgacatagactgaccaggtgaatttaggtgaaagctatgatcccttattgatgacactTTAACGTTTaacgttaaatccacttcaattagtgtagatgaaggggaagagggtTAAAgaagggttaaagaaggatttttaagccttgagacaattgagacattgattgtgtatgtgtaccattcagagggtgaatgggcaagacaaaagttttaagtaagtgcctttgaaaagggtacggtagtaggtgccaggcgcactagtttgtgtcaagaactgcaacgctgctgggtttttcacgctcagcagtttcccgtgtgtttcaagaatggtccatcacccaaggacatccagccaacttgacacaactgtgagaagcattgaggtcaacatgggccagcatccctgtggaacgctttcgacaccttgtagagtccatgccccaatgaattgaggctgttctgatatttggaaggtgttttgtacactaagtatATATCTGGTCTTGTTACTTTAGTAACGTCCCAGGAGTATTCTCATAATGAAGCCCCCTTGCCCAAAGTGGCAGCTGCCCTGACAGAGAGCTTWATACAGTATATGTTGAATACTTGAATATGATATTCATGTATACATCTGGTCTTATTAGTACCGTACCAGGAGTATCCCCATCATGAAGGCCCCCCCACCCACGGTGGCAACCTCCCTGATGGAGAGCACCACCCGGAGGGTCTATATCTACGGTGTCCAGGACGACAACGGSACCGAYATCCAGAACTTCTCCCTGGACWTGACACCTCCGCCTGACATCCAGATGCGCACACTGCCCGGGACCAGCGATGGCATGAACGTMCTGGGGATCGTCATCTTTTCCGCCACCATGGGTGAGTGACGTCATCACTGACCTCTGAACtctaaactctaaccctaaccccccagACAccctgtgatgtcattatgggtgagGGACAGTTCCACTAACAAATGCACACACYGACGTGCMcgcatgcatgcacacacacaaacacacacaccccctaaGGCACACTGCCTTGTAGTGTCATTATGTTTGAGTGACATCATCGACACTATCACCATCATCCTTGCCCTTCATCTAGTTAAACTTTACTTTACACTTTAGTTCTTTCCTCAATGTCTATCAATTCCCTATAGTAAAAGCACAAACTATTAGCAAATCAATCTGGCCCACGGTTTGGTGTCCATGTTGTCTCAGTCTAACaccatgtgttgttgttggtgttggtcTCTCCAGGTATCATGCTGGGAAGAATGGGGCCTAATGGCAGCGCCTTGGTCAACTTCTGTCAGAGTCTGAACGAGGCTGTCCTGAAGATTGTCGCCATAGTGATCTGGTAAGAGCTAGAGGCCCCTCACAAAAAATAAGGAACTCAGTCGGKgtctcaacttactgttgagttagaatagtagaatgcacaaggtgcaagaTCAACATTTGGTTGTGGATCAGcaatttttctcttgttatgtcagtcactgacagtcactcaattagccatgtcagccttaaaaatatatattggtaaGTTAAGTCTAGCCAGctgtctaaacttgtagtaatcatggctgacCACCGACCAGGCACAGAGKGCACGttcccaggggccctgaccttcAGGTGGGCCCCATTTATTTGGTTTGTCACTCtaactcagatatcattaacatggcataagtaatggcaaaggtgtaaaaaatacatATCTTCAACGCATGGCAAAATGGgtcgaattgcaggaaattagatgtaaaactgtttaaaaaaatgatcTCTGCCCCATGGCGAAATGAATAGAATTGCCTGACATGTTTTATAAAATTACCAGGAGTATTCTCACAAAATGTCTCTCCGcctcatagcaaaatgtgtagaactgcagaaatcttgctttaaaactgccacATTTTCTGTACAccgcaaatgtgtagaattgcaggaaattaacttaaaAATCAAAATGTTTCTCTCCACCGTCAAGAGCAGggccaaccaaatctcgcttaggccccccaaaaggctagagccagcTCTGTTAAAAAACTAGCctgtttgagtaaaaaaaaaKGACCTACAATGAGAATCTACAATGTAAACAACTCTTAATTTCCTGGTCCACCGCAGGTACTTCCCTTTCGGCATTGTGTTCCTGGTCGCCGGTAAGATCCTGGAGATGGACGACCCGTCGGCCATGGGGAAGAAGTTGGGCTTCTACGCTATCACCGTGGTGATGGGGCTGGTGCTGCACGGTCTCTTCATCCTACCAGCCATGTACTTCTTCATCACAAAGAAGAGTCCCATCGTCTACATCAGGGGCATCCTGCAGGCCCTGCTCATCTCCCTGGCAACCTCGTCcaggtaaacaacaacaaccataacactgaccctaaccctaaccctagcttcatatccACACAACGGctcaatcctaaccctagctccagccGCAATCCTAGCCGTAACCCTAGACATAATACTAACCCtagacataaccctaaccctagctccagccACAGCCATAACACTAACCCTAGYCATAACCCTATAACCATAACCCTAGCTCCAGTCACATTCCCTAATCTAACCTAATACATGTGGTCACATCTTTTCTAAACATCATCATATGGCTCTGATCTCACTCAGATCTCATCGCATTTGTTGGTATGGAACCCTTGAGTCCCCTGTATGGCCCCAACCCGATCTCGTCATGGAGACATCAACTTGGGGGACCGTTGAAAAAGGCATTAATAGATGGTCCAACGGGTGTATAGACTTTCACACTGCActattttcacattttgctgcatTAAAATGTCATCTAAAAAGGAATGCAATTGGATATTTTCCCTACAGATCtgcacaacctactccacattttcaaaatgaAAGACAATTATAGAAAATTATTCTAAttataaaacattgaaaaacaaagaCGTCTTGTttgcgtatgtcttcacaccccagagagaatacttggtggaagcaccttcggcagcctttacagctgtgaatcattttgaatacgattctaccaactttgcacaactcctTGGGCAACATATatacattgtttttgtcaaaattgctcaagctcagtaactTTGgctgggaatcattgatggacagcaatattcaaaccWtgtctctgattttcaagcaaagtccggactgagactggaccactAAGGAACAcgcaacacctcttggaaagcaattctggtgtgtctttggcattaaaaTGTGTGTCATTGTCCCGAAAAAAAGCCAGGATTCAGAAGACTATGGCGGGTATTTCTCAAACTTTGACATGGGCTTTGctcttttcatatttattttgatcctgacaagcTCCCCAGTCTCTGCCGGTGAcaaccataaccataacatgatgctgccgccacaatacttgaaaatacagagggtttcaCTCTATATATAGTCTWTAatttaggacaaaaagtgaattcctTTGCCGTGTTGTCTTGCAGCTGCTATGCCAAGCAACTATATTACTCATTAAGGAAAGCACTAAAATCTTCAAATACCATTCCTCAGTGAAATACTGTTACCTGAGTTTGTCAGTTAACACAGACTGCCTGCAGCTAAAATAGAGTTGAGCACAGCCCATTTCACCTTAATctaatcatagaaatagaatccctaGAATGGACAAAACCCCTCAGACCATGCTGATTTGACTCATACACATAGGTACAATCAATATGGCCACCTGTCCACCCACCACTAATGTTGAATGGTAATGCCTGTTCAGTTTACAAGACAATAGAGTTGAGCGAGTTTAATCCAAaatgaatacttatctaaaacGCAATCTGCTCCTTTGTCTCCTCAGCTCTGCCACACTGCCTATAACCTTCAAGTGCCTCCTGGAGAACAACCACATCGACCGACGCATCATCCGCTTCGTACTCCCCGTGGGCGCCACCATCAACATGGACGGGACGGCACTCTATGAGGCAGTGGCGGCCATCTTCATCGCCCAGGTTAACAACTACGAGTTGGACTTTGGCCAGATCATCACTATCAGGTATGCATCCTATAATCTTAGGGGGAGGGGAGAGTCAACAAATTCTTGTGAGAGGGTTTCTAGTATtttaggccgggattcaatcagaAACCACACTGTAGCACGCTTACTTTTAAAGGGGCACTGCGGTTGTATACCCATTTTTGGTCTCATTATTTAATTATATGTACCCAATGATTCTTGATAAATATAACTTAAATGCCTCATGASCTTACCCAATCAGAACCcagaaatataagcttgttttactccaatgtttgtaaataaagTAAATGCAAACAAACACTATCTAGCCACAAAACATGGTTAAGGGCccgattcaatcagatccgcttWAGCCGACRTCCACATAGCTTCTGTTTTGACGGTGCCGGATTGGAACTGGGWTAGAGcagtcaaatccacaagcggcttctggcattatacctaaagcggacattgccattggctacaC harbors:
- the LOC111979528 gene encoding excitatory amino acid transporter 5, producing MAVNFAEVRGRVKNVCAQNGLLILSVLAVVIGCMMGFHLRGKQLSDQEVMYFQFPGELLMRMLKMLILPLVVSSLMSGLAALDAKCSSRLGIMTVSYYLWTTFVAVVVGILMVTIIHPGGAAQKEDNEDSGKPIMSSADALLDLIRNMFPANLVQATFQQYRTRSIPIMKAPPPTVATSLMESTTRRVYIYGVQDDNGTDIQNFSLDXTPPPDIQMRTLPGTSDGMNVLGIVIFSATMGIMLGRMGPNGSALVNFCQSLNEAVLKIVAIVIWYFPFGIVFLVAGKILEMDDPSAMGKKLGFYAITVVMGLVLHGLFILPAMYFFITKKSPIVYIRGILQALLISLATSSSSATLPITFKCLLENNHIDRRIIRFVLPVGATINMDGTALYEAVAAIFIAQVNNYELDFGQIITISITATAASIGAAGIPQAGLVTMVIVLTSVGLPTDDITLIIAVDWALDRFRTMVNVMGDALATGIMAHICRKDFVKEGEQVPLICETKPMISIQQMTYQKNGVYQPPPCGPEGPDVARLLQLEEGVRPEQRKRNPLAPQHKREHKDKDHCSIDMNGLETNV